One region of Wyeomyia smithii strain HCP4-BCI-WySm-NY-G18 chromosome 3, ASM2978416v1, whole genome shotgun sequence genomic DNA includes:
- the LOC129726480 gene encoding uncharacterized protein LOC129726480: MVKVMKGDETFREHNKAKVQFSNEIFIYTEVLPQFTQLLLSSGSPIRGDAWYPKVLYGAAGKFPDYSDQFETMLVMENVALNGFKAGPRHDLDEDHLMLMANIIAQFHACTYAMKIMDHKNLDQLLIGITPLNFAADGKELHSNAVLVKLGLNRVLKFIDKHPEELDSESFKKDMIKLRDKYAKSPVDLMQKFLQRDQYSVFLLGDYNRNNVLFKYEEGHPADLRMFDFQLTRYASPAIDLSLFMCMNISSNLRARLWSQILRHYHNNLIKTLTDILICNPDDEKLKPYTFEKFIKHFQKFALYGGMVATHFLPWMLCSEEECAQLAYHFAKDLDSAEMKHWATVCGGEVMAGDWWKFSGT, from the coding sequence ATGGTCAAAGTAATGAAAGGTGATGAAACGTTCAGGGAACATAACAAGGCAAAAGTTCAGTTTTCCaatgaaatttttatctatACTGAAGTGCTCCCCCAGTTTACGCAACTACTGTTATCGAGTGGCAGTCCAATTAGGGGTGACGCCTGGTACCCGAAAGTATTATACGGAGCAGCTGGAAAGTTTCCTGACTACAGTGACCAATTCGAAACAATGTTAGTAATGGAAAATGTGGCATTGAATGGATTCAAAGCTGGACCACGACACGACCTGGATGAAGATCATTTGATGCTGATGGCCAACATAATTGCCCAATTTCATGCTTGCACATATGCCATGAAAATTATGGACCATAAGAATCTGGATCAACTCCTTATTGGAATCACGCCGCTTAATTTCGCTGCAGATGGGAAGGAGCTCCATAGCAATGCTGTTTTAGTCAAATTGGGGCTGAATCGCGTTCTTAAGTTTATTGATAAGCATCCTGAGGAACTGGATTCCGAATCATTTAAAAAGGATATGATTAAACTACGTGATAAGTATGCAAAATCGCCAGTTGATTTGATGCAAAAGTTCCTTCAACGTGATCAATATTCGGTATTTCTTCTTGGAGATTACAATCGAAACAATGTCTTGTTCAAATATGAAGAAGGTCATCCGGCGGATCTTCGTATGTTTGATTTCCAGCTAACTCGTTATGCAAGTCCTGCCATCGATTTGAGCCTTTTCATGTGTATGAACATATCTTCCAATTTAAGAGCACGTTTATGGAGTCAAATCCTACGTCACtatcataataatttaatcaaaactttaactGACATATTGATTTGCAATCCAGATGATGAAAAACTGAAACCATACACGTTTGAAAAGTTCATAAAACACTTTCAAAAGTTTGCTTTGTACGGAGGAATGGTAGCAACTCATTTTTTGCCCTGGATGCTTTGTTCAGAGGAAGAATGCGCTCAGCTTGCGTACCACTTCGCTAAGGATTTGGACTCAGCCGAAATGAAGCACTGGGCAACGGTTTGCGGAGGAGAAGTTATGGCAGGAGATTGGTGGAAATTTTCCGGCACCTAA